One window of the Polypterus senegalus isolate Bchr_013 chromosome 18, ASM1683550v1, whole genome shotgun sequence genome contains the following:
- the LOC120518456 gene encoding muscarinic acetylcholine receptor M5-like: MSEKLMKNLTAASDNMSSPQHLGGHRLWHIITIATLSAIASLITITGNILVMISFKVNSQLKTVNNYYLLSLAFADLIIGVFSMNLYTSYILMGYWSLGSLACDLWLALDYVASNASVMNLLVISFDRYFSITRPLTYRAKRTPKRAGIMIGLAWLISFILWAPAILCWQYFVGERTVRPDECRIQFFTEPIITFGTAIAAFYIPVSIMTILYWRIYKETEKRTKDLAELQGSNSPADPRTTKPQKVLLKTCFNCKQQASTGREQTQTSWSSSSRSTATKMTSTQNSDNNWIKNDQEASFSGYPSSEEDDRHVSKPIFQQAFKSQSNGQHESAESEESSQTPHKEDAKLSSYKNSTYFTSPTKYHLQKTKKGLSYKFKSVAKDSSKAQCANDCSQLTPSACSSAESVGQASSKSLDPNLKNQITKRKRMVLIKEKKAAQTLSAILLAFILTWTPYNIIVLISTFCSECIPVSLWHLGYWLCYVNSTINPICYALCNKTFQKTFKMLLFCQWRKKRAEQKLYWSTAPRP; this comes from the coding sequence ATGTCAGAGAAGCTAATGAAGAATTTGACAGCAGCCAGCGACAACATGTCAAGTCCTCAACACCTAGGCGGCCACAGACTTTGGCACATCATTACCATAGCAACTCTCAGTGCCATTGCCAGCCTCATTACAATCACCGGGAACATCCTTGTGATGATATCCTTTAAAGTCAACAGTCAGCTGAAGACAGTGAACAATTACTACCTGCTGAGCCTAGCCTTTGCCGACCTCATTATCGGAGTGTTTTCGATGAATCTCTACACGTCTTACATTCTGATGGGGTACTGGTCGCTAGGCAGCCTGGCATGTGATTTATGGCTTGCGCTAGATTATGTAGCCAGCAATGCTTCAGTGATGAACTTGCTGGTCATCAGTTTTGACAGATACTTCTCGATCACCCGTCCTCTGACTTATCGGGCCAAACGAACCCCCAAACGGGCAGGTATAATGATTGGACTGGCATGGCTGATATCATTTATCCTGTGGGCCCCTGCAATTTTATGCTGGCAGTACTTTGTGGGAGAGCGAACCGTTCGCCCTGATGAATGCCGCATTCAGTTTTTCACAGAGCCCATTATCACCTTTGGCACCGCCATTGCTGCTTTTTACATTCCCGTTTCCATCATGACAATCCTGTATTGGCGCATCTACAAGGAGACGGAGAAGCGCACAAAGGATCTGGCGGAACTTCAAGGTTCAAATTCACCAGCGGACCCCAGGACAACTAAACCCCAGAAAGTCCTTCTCAAAACCTGTTTCAATTGTAAGCAGCAGGCGAGCACTGGACGAGAACAGACCCAAACGTCCTGGTCCTCTTCTAGTAGGAGCACAGCTACCAAAATGACGTCCACTCAGAACAGTGACAACAACTGGATCAAAAATGATCAGGAGGCTTCATTCAGTGGCTACCCATCCTCTGAGGAGGATGACAGACATGTAAGCAAACCTATTTTTCAGCAAGCCTTTAAGAGCCAGAGCAATGGCCAACATgaaagtgcagaaagtgaagagagcAGTCAAACCCCTCACAAAGAGGATGCAAAGTTGTCCAGCTACAAAAATTCTACTTACTTCACATCCCCCACCAAATACCATCTCCAAAAGACCAAAAAAGGGCTTTCTTACAAATTCAAATCCGTAGCAAAGGACAGCAGCAAAGCCCAATGTGCCAATGATTGCTCTCAGCTCACTCCTTCTGCCTGCTCTTCAGCTGAGTCAGTGGGACAGGCCTCTTCCAAATCCTTGGACCCCAACCTGAAAAACCAGATAACTAAAAGGAAGCGGATGGTGCTCATCAAGGAAAAGAAGGCAGCTCAAACACTCAGTGCCATTCTCTTGGCTTTCATCCTCACATGGACCCCATACAACATCATAGTTTTAATTTCAACCTTCTGCTCCGAGTGCATTCCTGTTTCCTTGTGGCATCTGGGCTACTGGTTGTGTTACGTCAATAGCACCATCAATCCCATTTGCTATGCCTTGTGCAACAAGACCTttcaaaagacatttaaaatgcTTCTTTTCTGCCAATGGAGaaaaaaacgagcagagcagaagTTATACTGGTCAACAGCCCCTCGTCCATAG